A single Defluviitalea saccharophila DNA region contains:
- the pdxA gene encoding 4-hydroxythreonine-4-phosphate dehydrogenase PdxA, producing the protein MKPFIAIPIGDPAGIGPEIVSKAVADDLIFDTARCVVIGDKKVMENAIKITNTNLKLHIIQDVNEGIYEKGYLNLIDLNNIDFSKLEFGKVSGMCGKAAYEYIKKSIDLAMAHQVHGVATTPINKESLKAGNINFIGHTEIFGALTNTEDPLTLFEVHNLRVFFLSRHVSLRKACDLVKKDRIKDYVKRCLKVLQQLGVSEGTMAIAGLNPHSGEHGLFGNEEVLEVMPAVQELKEEGYNVEGPIGADSVFYLALKGHYNSVLSLYHDQGHIATKTLDFERTISITGGMPILRTSVDHGTAFDIAGTGKASAVSMIEAIRIAAKYYPGFVK; encoded by the coding sequence ATGAAACCGTTTATAGCAATTCCTATCGGCGATCCGGCTGGCATTGGACCGGAAATTGTTTCAAAGGCAGTGGCCGATGACTTAATCTTTGACACGGCAAGATGTGTAGTCATTGGCGATAAAAAGGTAATGGAAAATGCAATAAAGATTACAAATACCAATTTGAAGCTTCATATTATTCAAGATGTAAATGAGGGAATTTATGAAAAAGGTTATTTGAACCTAATAGACTTAAATAACATTGATTTTTCCAAATTAGAATTTGGTAAAGTGAGTGGAATGTGCGGCAAAGCTGCCTATGAGTATATCAAAAAAAGTATTGACCTGGCTATGGCCCATCAAGTCCATGGAGTAGCTACAACACCAATTAATAAAGAATCTTTAAAAGCAGGGAATATTAATTTTATAGGACATACCGAAATATTTGGTGCCTTGACCAACACAGAAGATCCATTGACATTGTTTGAAGTTCATAATCTTAGAGTTTTTTTCCTTTCCAGACATGTTTCTTTAAGAAAAGCCTGTGATTTGGTTAAAAAGGATAGAATCAAGGATTATGTTAAAAGATGTTTAAAAGTACTTCAGCAATTAGGGGTTTCCGAAGGAACCATGGCAATAGCTGGTCTTAATCCCCATAGTGGAGAGCATGGACTTTTTGGAAATGAAGAAGTTTTGGAAGTTATGCCGGCAGTGCAGGAACTAAAAGAAGAAGGGTATAATGTGGAAGGTCCCATAGGCGCAGATTCTGTATTTTACCTGGCATTAAAGGGACACTATAACAGCGTTTTATCTTTATATCACGATCAAGGACATATTGCTACTAAAACATTGGATTTCGAGAGAACAATATCCATAACCGGCGGCATGCCGATTCTTCGTACCTCGGTGGATCACGGAACGGCCTTTGATATTGCCGGAACAGGAAAAGCCAGTGCCGTTAGTATGATTGAAGCAATACGGATAGCTGCTAAATATTATCCCGGTTTTGTAAAGTGA
- a CDS encoding ABC transporter permease, translated as MTIGVYITYRILDIADLTVEGTLAMGAAIAAQAITSGINPYAATVLALVGGLLAGLVTGVLHTQLKIPALLSGILTMIALYSINLRIMGKANVSLLRMETVYTWLQNLGLNDTNAVIALGLVFVLVIVCFLYWFFGTEIGCAIRATGNNPKMVRAQGINTDTMKIIGLVISNGLVAISGALIAQSQSFADVQMGTGSIVIGLASVIIGEVLFGKKNFFSRLISLVLGAITYRIIIALVLKMGMPANDLKLFTAITVAIALSLPVFRSYLNPVKISLKEGK; from the coding sequence ATGACCATAGGAGTATATATCACTTATCGAATATTGGATATTGCGGATTTGACTGTAGAAGGTACTCTTGCCATGGGTGCAGCCATTGCAGCCCAGGCAATTACCAGTGGAATTAATCCATATGCTGCAACAGTCTTGGCTTTGGTGGGAGGATTACTCGCAGGATTAGTTACAGGCGTTTTGCATACACAGCTAAAAATACCTGCGCTCTTATCGGGAATATTAACTATGATTGCTTTGTATTCCATTAATCTGCGTATCATGGGCAAAGCCAATGTTTCCCTTTTGCGTATGGAAACGGTGTATACCTGGCTTCAAAATCTTGGTTTAAATGATACCAATGCAGTTATTGCTTTAGGATTAGTTTTTGTGTTGGTTATCGTATGTTTCTTATATTGGTTCTTTGGAACAGAAATTGGTTGTGCTATTCGCGCTACTGGTAACAATCCAAAGATGGTAAGAGCTCAAGGTATCAATACAGATACAATGAAAATCATTGGTTTGGTGATCAGTAATGGTCTAGTGGCAATTAGCGGTGCCTTAATTGCTCAAAGCCAAAGCTTTGCAGACGTGCAGATGGGTACTGGATCTATAGTTATTGGTTTAGCATCTGTTATTATCGGTGAAGTGCTTTTTGGTAAAAAGAACTTCTTTAGCAGATTGATTTCTTTAGTACTGGGAGCGATCACTTACAGAATTATTATTGCATTGGTACTTAAGATGGGTATGCCTGCAAATGACTTAAAACTGTTTACGGCAATCACTGTGGCAATTGCACTGTCACTGCCGGTATTTAGAAGTTATCTTAACCCCGTTAAAATATCTTTAAAGGAGGGGAAATAA
- a CDS encoding GNAT family N-acetyltransferase has product MIEEDILIVQAKIDYAESYNKAVDTVARERKYLMTTEGFSIESTRSFVETIEKNNWAQFYAVKDGDVIGWCDILPKNFEGVRHVGTLGIGILPEYRGTGLGSRLLERAIEHAKSQNGIEKVELEVFESNENAVQFYLKHGFFQEGRRVKARKLDGQYDNIILMGKFIQNIPQIILF; this is encoded by the coding sequence ATGATAGAGGAAGACATCCTTATAGTTCAAGCTAAAATTGATTATGCAGAATCTTATAATAAAGCGGTTGATACTGTAGCGAGGGAAAGGAAATATTTGATGACCACAGAAGGATTTTCAATAGAAAGTACAAGAAGTTTTGTTGAGACCATAGAAAAAAATAATTGGGCACAGTTTTATGCAGTAAAGGATGGAGATGTAATTGGATGGTGCGATATTCTGCCCAAAAACTTTGAAGGAGTCCGACATGTAGGAACCTTGGGGATAGGTATATTGCCTGAGTACAGAGGAACCGGGTTAGGCAGTCGTTTGCTTGAGAGAGCAATTGAACATGCAAAATCACAAAATGGGATAGAGAAGGTAGAATTAGAGGTGTTTGAAAGCAATGAAAATGCGGTTCAATTCTACCTAAAGCATGGCTTTTTTCAAGAAGGCAGAAGAGTAAAGGCAAGAAAGTTAGATGGGCAATACGACAATATCATTTTAATGGGGAAATTTATACAAAATATTCCTCAGATTATTCTATTCTAA
- the yeiL gene encoding transcriptional regulator YeiL, which translates to MKAINDVYKRNRYIEKYKINQLFSEDMSPFMELFLFKSGEFICKENEEISYVFFFVEGKAKVYITLSNGKSLLLCFYQNFTILGDVELVEKKNASTNVQAIEDVYCIGISLERARGYLLNDPKFLRTICNSLGGKLVRCSNNSSINLLYPLKNRLASYILVAGKPIDQKENRGIEFYGNLTEIAELLGTSYRHLLRTLNELTEMRVLKKKNSSYEVIDLEQLRKLAGDLYR; encoded by the coding sequence ATGAAAGCGATTAACGATGTTTATAAAAGGAATCGGTATATTGAAAAATATAAAATCAACCAATTGTTTTCTGAGGACATGAGCCCTTTTATGGAGCTTTTCTTATTTAAGAGTGGGGAGTTCATTTGTAAAGAAAATGAAGAGATTTCTTATGTTTTTTTCTTTGTGGAAGGGAAAGCAAAAGTATATATCACCCTTAGTAATGGAAAATCTCTGCTGCTTTGCTTCTATCAGAATTTCACCATTTTAGGAGATGTAGAACTGGTGGAAAAGAAAAATGCCAGTACCAATGTACAGGCCATAGAAGATGTCTACTGCATCGGCATTTCCTTAGAACGAGCCAGGGGATATCTGCTGAATGATCCTAAATTTTTAAGAACCATTTGCAATTCTCTTGGAGGAAAACTCGTTAGATGCTCGAATAACAGTTCTATTAACTTGCTTTATCCTCTTAAAAATCGCTTGGCCAGTTACATTTTGGTTGCTGGAAAGCCTATTGATCAAAAAGAGAATAGAGGTATTGAGTTCTATGGAAATCTAACGGAAATAGCAGAACTTTTGGGCACCAGTTACAGGCATTTATTAAGAACTTTAAATGAACTCACAGAGATGAGGGTTTTAAAAAAGAAAAATAGTAGTTATGAAGTCATAGATCTGGAGCAGCTTAGAAAATTAGCCGGGGATTTATATAGATAA
- a CDS encoding ABC transporter substrate-binding protein — translation MKKFIKTLSLFLSTAVLMLAVGCSNGGGNTTAPADSSGEDSSKNVTVGIIQYMDHVALDAAREGFVEALKDNGYVDGENLTIDFQNAQGDQSNLSTISDRFVSNNVDLVLAIATPAAQSIAGKTTEIPVLATAVTDFEAAKLVDSNEAPGGNVSGTTDMNPIKEQIDLLVKLAPEAKTVGVLYTSSEDNSIVQARIAQEAIESLGLNYVEVTVTNSNDVQQATQSIVEKCDAIYIPTDNTFASAMPVVHGVTSQSKTPVICGESGMVNNGGLATLGINYKDLGYQTGLMAVKILKGEATPATMPIESAEKFDFAINGTVAEEIGIEIPADLQEYVIK, via the coding sequence ATGAAAAAGTTTATTAAGACTTTAAGCCTTTTTCTTTCTACAGCAGTGCTAATGCTTGCAGTAGGTTGTTCAAACGGAGGTGGAAATACTACAGCTCCAGCCGACTCATCCGGTGAAGACAGTTCTAAGAATGTTACCGTGGGTATTATTCAATACATGGATCATGTTGCATTGGATGCTGCACGAGAAGGATTTGTAGAGGCATTAAAGGACAACGGCTATGTTGATGGAGAAAACCTTACGATTGATTTCCAAAATGCTCAGGGGGATCAAAGTAATCTTTCTACAATCAGCGATCGTTTTGTAAGCAATAACGTAGATTTAGTATTGGCTATTGCAACCCCTGCCGCTCAGTCTATTGCCGGCAAAACAACAGAAATACCTGTTTTGGCAACTGCAGTTACAGATTTTGAAGCAGCTAAATTGGTAGATTCTAATGAAGCTCCTGGAGGAAATGTCAGCGGAACTACCGATATGAATCCTATTAAAGAACAAATAGATCTTTTGGTTAAACTAGCACCAGAAGCTAAAACCGTGGGAGTGCTTTATACTTCCAGTGAAGACAATTCCATAGTACAGGCAAGAATTGCACAGGAAGCGATTGAAAGTTTAGGTCTTAACTATGTGGAAGTAACCGTTACCAATTCCAATGATGTTCAACAAGCTACACAATCTATTGTAGAAAAATGCGATGCGATTTATATTCCAACGGATAATACATTTGCATCCGCTATGCCAGTTGTTCATGGCGTAACTTCCCAATCTAAAACTCCTGTAATTTGTGGAGAATCCGGTATGGTTAATAACGGCGGTCTTGCTACATTAGGAATTAACTATAAAGATTTAGGATATCAAACTGGTTTAATGGCTGTAAAAATCTTAAAAGGAGAAGCTACTCCAGCCACAATGCCTATAGAATCAGCTGAGAAATTTGATTTTGCTATTAATGGTACTGTAGCGGAAGAAATTGGCATAGAAATTCCTGCTGATCTTCAAGAATATGTTATAAAATAA
- a CDS encoding ABC transporter ATP-binding protein, translating into MLSVNDVYKVFNPGTVNEKVALRNVTVTLEEGDFVTLIGGNGAGKSTLLNSIAGVFPIDKGSIVIDGVDVTKLSEHKRAAMLGRVFQDPMMGTAGNMWIEENLALAFRRGKTRSLKWGITNKERMLYKELLEPLGLGLENRLTTKVRLLSGGQRQALTLLMATLKKPKVLLLDEHTAALDPKTAQKVLELSDKFIEEGNLTALMVTHNMRDAIKHGNRLIMMHDGHIILDIKGEEKKKLTVENLLERFGKVSGEEFANDRALLA; encoded by the coding sequence ATGCTATCGGTAAACGATGTATACAAGGTATTTAATCCCGGAACAGTGAATGAAAAAGTAGCTTTACGCAATGTCACCGTAACCCTTGAAGAAGGAGATTTCGTGACTTTAATCGGTGGTAACGGTGCAGGTAAATCTACGCTCTTAAACAGTATTGCAGGGGTATTTCCCATCGATAAAGGTTCTATTGTCATTGACGGTGTAGATGTAACAAAATTATCCGAACACAAAAGGGCAGCCATGTTAGGACGGGTATTCCAGGATCCTATGATGGGGACTGCTGGAAATATGTGGATAGAAGAAAATTTGGCTCTTGCTTTTCGCAGAGGAAAGACCCGTTCTCTCAAATGGGGCATTACCAATAAAGAAAGAATGTTGTATAAAGAACTCCTCGAACCTCTAGGTCTAGGCCTTGAAAACAGATTAACTACAAAGGTGCGTCTGCTTTCAGGGGGACAGCGACAGGCACTGACACTTTTAATGGCGACATTAAAAAAGCCAAAGGTATTGCTTTTGGATGAACATACTGCGGCTCTTGACCCAAAAACTGCTCAGAAAGTTCTGGAGCTTAGTGATAAGTTTATTGAAGAAGGCAATTTAACCGCGTTGATGGTTACTCACAATATGCGAGATGCCATCAAGCATGGTAACCGTCTCATTATGATGCATGACGGTCATATCATTTTAGATATTAAAGGAGAAGAAAAGAAAAAGTTAACCGTAGAAAATCTTTTAGAGCGTTTTGGAAAAGTCAGCGGTGAAGAATTCGCCAATGACCGTGCGCTGTTAGCTTAA
- a CDS encoding DMT family transporter, with protein sequence MNNIISLLIGALISIMIMVNGILSNSVGNYLSIVIIHIVGLIAMILILILNKAKIPFIKGLPLYLYSAGAIGVFTVLFNNISFTALGVSVPLALGLLGQSLTSIIIDHFGFFGMEAVRFNAKKSFGLLLITLGIIIMTIF encoded by the coding sequence ATGAATAATATAATTTCATTATTAATCGGAGCCTTGATTTCAATCATGATTATGGTTAATGGCATATTATCGAATTCCGTTGGAAATTATCTGTCCATTGTCATCATTCATATCGTAGGGCTTATTGCCATGATCCTAATATTAATCCTGAACAAAGCCAAAATCCCGTTCATTAAAGGGCTTCCTCTGTATCTATATAGTGCCGGTGCAATCGGGGTCTTTACTGTTTTGTTTAACAATATTAGTTTTACCGCATTAGGTGTCTCCGTACCTCTTGCTTTAGGGTTGCTTGGTCAATCCCTGACCTCCATTATTATTGACCATTTCGGTTTTTTCGGAATGGAAGCAGTAAGGTTTAATGCAAAAAAATCCTTCGGGCTGCTGCTCATTACTTTAGGCATTATCATTATGACGATTTTTTAA
- a CDS encoding SGNH/GDSL hydrolase family protein: MKKHLKNIISVVLICILATSQFVFAANNKPSKNFISQVIAFGDSHSDSGEAKRITTAIVNDANTPEGAYIKPSDELYWESRYSNGPTSVEILAEKLGVHLFNYATGGATSGEGNYSAWMDHLGPTGLLGQIQAFEKSLNGQKADPNALYFIFASANDYYLFMDYELEGTIKGVADQAVVNINTAVKNLADLGAKKFFVVNSSDLSLVPYEITTGRTAEAKAFTEHFNKELPKTLKKQEKDLDVSILLFDHTKVSNKIVKNPEKYGLVELSQECQSTYPEVKPARENPDQYFFWDEWHFSRVAHNIFGEEMYNAVKTFNFKK; encoded by the coding sequence ATGAAAAAACATTTAAAAAACATCATTTCAGTCGTTTTAATTTGTATCTTAGCTACCAGTCAATTCGTATTTGCAGCAAATAACAAACCATCCAAAAATTTTATTAGCCAAGTGATTGCTTTTGGAGATAGTCATTCAGATAGTGGGGAGGCAAAAAGAATCACTACCGCAATTGTAAATGATGCAAATACTCCTGAAGGTGCATACATAAAGCCTTCAGATGAATTATATTGGGAAAGTAGATATTCCAATGGCCCTACATCTGTTGAAATATTAGCAGAAAAACTCGGAGTACATTTATTCAATTATGCTACCGGCGGCGCAACCAGTGGAGAAGGAAACTACTCAGCATGGATGGATCATTTAGGACCTACAGGTTTACTTGGACAAATCCAAGCCTTTGAAAAAAGTTTAAATGGACAAAAAGCTGATCCTAATGCTTTGTATTTTATTTTCGCTTCTGCAAACGACTACTATTTATTTATGGATTATGAACTGGAAGGAACTATTAAAGGCGTGGCAGATCAAGCTGTTGTCAACATAAATACTGCTGTTAAGAACTTAGCCGATCTAGGTGCTAAAAAGTTCTTTGTAGTCAATAGCAGTGATCTATCATTAGTACCTTATGAGATTACTACCGGAAGAACTGCGGAAGCTAAAGCCTTTACAGAGCATTTTAACAAGGAACTTCCTAAAACTTTGAAAAAACAAGAAAAAGATTTGGATGTATCAATTTTACTTTTTGATCATACCAAGGTAAGTAATAAAATCGTGAAAAATCCTGAAAAATATGGATTGGTTGAACTCAGCCAGGAATGTCAAAGCACTTATCCGGAAGTTAAACCAGCTCGTGAAAATCCAGATCAATACTTTTTCTGGGATGAATGGCATTTTAGCCGTGTTGCTCATAATATCTTCGGGGAAGAAATGTATAATGCTGTAAAAACATTCAATTTCAAAAAATAA
- a CDS encoding DMT family transporter — translation MIIIAILASFLAGVSIVVSRIINANLAQKIGLLQGTFINYIVGLIFALLFFIISKEPLGVLNHSLGSIPLWAYFGGLFGMVIVMLQNYVSHKISSFNLTLLIFIGQLFIGIIIDYFTLHQLSIGKVIGGIFVLGGLTYNLMLDQKKNEEILE, via the coding sequence ATGATTATAATAGCAATCCTTGCATCCTTTCTAGCAGGTGTTTCCATAGTTGTATCCAGAATTATAAATGCCAATTTGGCACAAAAAATAGGCCTTCTTCAAGGCACTTTCATTAATTACATTGTCGGCTTAATCTTTGCCCTACTCTTTTTCATAATAAGTAAAGAACCCTTAGGAGTTCTAAATCATTCCCTGGGTTCCATTCCGTTGTGGGCATATTTTGGCGGTCTTTTTGGGATGGTTATTGTCATGCTTCAAAATTATGTTTCTCACAAAATATCTTCATTTAATTTGACTTTGCTGATTTTTATTGGACAGTTGTTTATTGGAATTATTATTGATTATTTTACTTTACATCAATTATCCATAGGCAAGGTGATTGGGGGAATCTTCGTCTTAGGCGGGCTAACCTATAATTTGATGCTGGATCAAAAAAAGAATGAAGAGATTTTAGAATAG
- a CDS encoding methyl-accepting chemotaxis protein, which yields MINRFKSIQTQILAIAIVIILLALASVGAVISYQVNTQTRKDYLDSSNEQMKLAEHSIKIFYDQIDKNINMLATHPLTLQVNDGTITSYKNTSTETNMTPSKNGGLEQELYFVFDQYAQAHPGTLYVYLATEDGGYLNWPETSIPAEYDPTTRGWYQIGLSGNGAIMRTAPYQATSGAMVISNLRTFTNKNGKLMGTIGIDVEQSVISDMLSQIRTEKNAFFMMVHNTGMIVADGNNPENNFKMIEEVNIAGLENILSENLAPFFTTINGEEYFVNPRKVDGTDWILASFVPEKELTAGARNISYTVLVVSILMLALTVVLIHFSTKKITKPIIRASEHLKIISSGDFSQDLDSKYLVRKDEIGTITNGISNMKNSLVQLVKSIQNESEAIETKSLHIVDNVDILNHDLQEISATTEELAASMEETAASSQQMMAISNEIKRMIESIVEETEKGAISAKEISQRATSTRENVSDARRKASDIFIVTKNKLEEAIENSRVVEQINILTESIMQITEQTNLLALNAAIEAARAGEAGKGFSVVADEIRKLAEQSKNTVLKIQDVTTSVTSAVDRLSSSSNDLLSFVSTDVYNDYQVMLDVSEKYNEDAKFIDNLISVFHSTCEKLSISIQEILTTIDAVATAANEGAAGTTDIADRVSEASTKSTGIMKEVLESKESIDRLEIGVKKFKI from the coding sequence ATGATAAATCGCTTTAAAAGTATACAAACACAAATATTAGCCATTGCGATTGTAATTATTTTATTAGCACTGGCATCAGTAGGTGCTGTCATTAGTTATCAAGTAAATACCCAAACCAGGAAAGATTACTTAGATAGTTCTAATGAACAGATGAAACTGGCAGAACATTCTATTAAGATTTTTTATGATCAAATAGATAAAAACATCAATATGCTGGCAACTCATCCATTAACACTCCAAGTTAATGATGGCACCATTACTTCTTATAAGAATACAAGTACTGAAACAAATATGACCCCATCTAAAAATGGCGGCCTTGAACAAGAGCTTTATTTTGTATTTGATCAATATGCCCAGGCCCATCCCGGTACATTATATGTGTATTTGGCTACGGAAGATGGTGGTTATCTGAATTGGCCTGAAACAAGCATACCGGCAGAATATGATCCGACAACTAGAGGATGGTATCAAATAGGTTTAAGCGGAAACGGAGCCATTATGAGAACAGCTCCATATCAGGCTACAAGTGGTGCAATGGTTATAAGTAATTTACGCACATTTACTAATAAAAATGGAAAGCTAATGGGTACAATCGGAATTGATGTTGAGCAATCAGTCATTAGTGATATGCTCAGCCAAATTAGAACAGAAAAAAATGCCTTTTTTATGATGGTACACAATACTGGAATGATTGTGGCAGATGGAAACAATCCGGAGAATAACTTCAAAATGATTGAAGAAGTAAATATCGCTGGATTGGAAAATATTCTATCAGAAAATTTAGCTCCATTTTTTACTACTATTAATGGTGAAGAATATTTTGTAAATCCTCGTAAAGTAGATGGTACGGACTGGATTTTGGCATCATTTGTACCAGAAAAAGAATTAACAGCGGGTGCCAGAAATATCTCTTATACGGTTCTTGTTGTTTCTATATTAATGCTCGCTTTAACTGTAGTGTTAATCCATTTTAGCACCAAGAAAATCACCAAACCCATTATTCGAGCTTCTGAACATTTAAAAATCATTTCCAGTGGGGATTTTTCTCAAGATCTTGACTCAAAATACCTGGTAAGAAAAGATGAAATAGGAACCATTACCAATGGTATTAGTAATATGAAAAATTCTTTAGTACAATTAGTAAAAAGTATTCAGAATGAGTCCGAAGCTATTGAAACCAAGTCCCTTCATATTGTGGATAATGTGGATATATTAAATCATGATCTGCAAGAAATATCTGCGACCACAGAAGAATTAGCGGCAAGTATGGAAGAAACCGCTGCGTCCTCCCAACAGATGATGGCAATTTCCAACGAAATCAAAAGAATGATAGAATCCATCGTTGAAGAAACAGAAAAAGGTGCAATTTCTGCCAAAGAAATCAGTCAACGCGCAACGTCTACAAGAGAAAATGTATCCGATGCCAGACGAAAAGCATCTGATATATTTATTGTTACAAAAAATAAGCTTGAAGAAGCAATTGAAAATTCAAGAGTCGTTGAGCAAATCAATATTTTAACCGAATCCATTATGCAAATCACAGAACAAACCAATTTACTTGCATTAAATGCTGCGATTGAAGCGGCAAGGGCTGGTGAAGCTGGTAAAGGTTTTTCTGTTGTTGCAGATGAAATAAGAAAGCTTGCTGAACAATCCAAAAATACAGTACTTAAAATACAGGACGTAACAACAAGCGTAACCTCTGCAGTAGATCGTCTTTCCAGCAGTTCTAATGATTTACTAAGCTTTGTATCCACAGATGTATATAATGATTATCAAGTGATGTTAGATGTATCAGAAAAATATAACGAAGATGCTAAATTTATTGATAATCTTATATCTGTATTTCATTCTACTTGTGAAAAACTTTCTATTTCAATTCAAGAAATTTTAACAACCATCGACGCTGTAGCCACAGCTGCCAATGAAGGTGCGGCAGGAACCACGGATATTGCAGACCGAGTTTCTGAAGCATCCACTAAATCTACTGGAATTATGAAAGAAGTTTTAGAATCAAAAGAAAGCATCGATCGATTAGAAATAGGCGTAAAGAAATTTAAGATATAA
- a CDS encoding 5'-nucleotidase C-terminal domain-containing protein: protein MDFKFKKVFSMLIMLAMVVGLVFTPTAAVNAEEGNVTTVTIVHTNDTHSRVNDGVGFPKISSKVKALKEANPNVILVDAGDTFHGQTFATISKGESIVKVMNAVGYDVMTPGNHDFNYGQGRLLELAGLAQFPIVSANVVKADGTTLLEPYVIKEVGGLKIGIFGLSTPETAVKTNPKNVEGLTFADPVETAKKMVKELQAKDVDAIIALMHLGIDKESTDTSYRVRDNVEGIDLIIDGHSHSTLDTIDNEGKTTKIVSTGEYNNNLGIVNLTFENGELKSVEPVVFSSEAAAELEADAQISDLIAAVTEENKVITSVVVGKTDVVLDGAREHVRGGETNLSNLITDAMLTLSGADMAITNGGGIRASIDAGDITMEEVITVLPFGNYVIVKEYTGAQILAALEHGTASYPELAGGFAQVAGATFTLDLNKEAGKRVSNVKINGVPLDLNKTYKVATNDFMAVGGDGYEMLKEGKLVAELSALDEILIEYIQSLESIPAEVRPRMTVIEKTVQEEPAEEAVKENIPEPVKEEAKPVPVVEQPKEDKATQTYVVKSGDVLWKIAAKFGLKWEKIAEANNLKNPHLIFPGQKLAIPAN from the coding sequence ATGGATTTTAAGTTCAAAAAGGTATTTAGTATGTTGATCATGCTTGCGATGGTAGTGGGACTGGTTTTCACTCCGACGGCAGCAGTCAATGCGGAAGAAGGAAATGTGACAACGGTAACGATCGTACATACTAATGATACCCATTCAAGAGTGAATGACGGGGTAGGATTCCCGAAAATCAGCTCTAAAGTAAAAGCCCTTAAAGAAGCTAATCCTAATGTTATACTTGTGGATGCCGGAGACACCTTCCATGGGCAAACCTTTGCGACAATTTCAAAAGGTGAAAGCATAGTAAAGGTTATGAATGCTGTAGGTTATGATGTAATGACACCGGGAAACCATGATTTTAACTATGGTCAAGGCAGATTGCTTGAATTAGCAGGCCTTGCACAATTCCCTATAGTGTCTGCCAATGTAGTAAAAGCAGATGGAACTACATTGCTTGAACCCTATGTTATTAAGGAAGTAGGAGGACTCAAGATAGGAATTTTTGGTCTTTCAACTCCTGAAACAGCTGTAAAAACGAATCCTAAAAATGTAGAAGGTTTAACTTTTGCTGATCCTGTAGAAACTGCTAAAAAGATGGTTAAAGAACTTCAAGCAAAAGACGTAGATGCAATTATAGCACTCATGCATTTGGGAATAGATAAAGAAAGTACAGATACTTCTTATCGCGTAAGAGACAATGTAGAAGGCATAGATTTAATTATTGACGGTCATAGCCATTCAACATTAGATACAATAGATAATGAAGGAAAAACTACTAAAATAGTATCTACAGGAGAATATAATAATAATTTAGGTATCGTAAATTTAACTTTTGAAAACGGGGAATTAAAATCTGTAGAACCTGTAGTGTTTAGTAGTGAAGCAGCTGCAGAATTAGAAGCAGATGCTCAAATATCAGACCTAATTGCTGCGGTAACTGAAGAAAATAAAGTTATTACATCAGTAGTTGTAGGTAAAACAGATGTAGTGCTGGATGGAGCAAGAGAACATGTAAGAGGTGGAGAAACGAATCTTTCCAATCTGATCACAGATGCAATGCTTACCCTTTCCGGTGCCGATATGGCAATCACAAATGGTGGAGGTATCAGAGCGTCTATAGATGCTGGAGACATAACAATGGAAGAAGTCATTACAGTTCTGCCATTTGGTAACTATGTGATCGTAAAAGAGTATACAGGTGCTCAAATATTAGCTGCTCTTGAACATGGAACAGCCAGCTACCCAGAATTAGCAGGCGGCTTTGCACAAGTGGCTGGAGCAACCTTTACATTGGATTTGAATAAAGAAGCAGGAAAAAGAGTTAGCAACGTAAAAATCAACGGAGTACCTCTTGATCTAAACAAAACTTATAAAGTAGCTACAAACGATTTCATGGCAGTAGGCGGAGACGGGTATGAAATGCTTAAAGAAGGTAAATTAGTTGCTGAACTTTCTGCTCTTGATGAAATTCTAATAGAATACATTCAAAGTTTGGAATCCATACCTGCAGAAGTAAGACCTAGAATGACCGTTATAGAAAAGACAGTACAAGAAGAACCTGCAGAAGAAGCAGTGAAAGAAAATATCCCAGAACCTGTAAAAGAAGAAGCAAAACCAGTACCTGTAGTAGAACAGCCTAAAGAAGATAAAGCAACACAAACATATGTAGTAAAATCCGGAGATGTATTATGGAAAATCGCAGCGAAATTCGGATTGAAATGGGAAAAGATTGCTGAAGCTAATAATTTAAAAAATCCTCATTTGATTTTCCCGGGACAAAAATTAGCAATTCCAGCAAACTAA